One stretch of Glandiceps talaboti chromosome 7, keGlaTala1.1, whole genome shotgun sequence DNA includes these proteins:
- the LOC144437253 gene encoding beta-1,4-galactosyltransferase 6-like isoform X2: MGHQIRSSFKRLVSTSSVSRNVDILSISNRDFHGLSLPPLQLNKSSICPETRLPGLRGLLDLNMTVCTMKEAENAVFKKQTTEPGGLWIPKECKPKWKVAIIIPFRDRHEHLPNLIRHLVPMLMTQRLEFGVFVIEQANTDSFNRAMLLNVGFIESLKFNKWDCYIFHDVDHIPENDNNYYGCGLLPRHFVRGVDKYGYWLPTNRTFGGVSGVTREQFLRVNGATNIFWGWGGEDDDLWNRLSFAGYSLSRPVGNVGYYKSMQHYNKGDIQLNLVLFSFINRFGLLRKSKERNFYDGLNNIDYDLSALTIEKLYFNISADVHRIHLNISMENSLVDKYICNNCF; encoded by the exons ATGGGACACCAAATCAGGTCCTCATTTAAACGACTGGTGTCGACATCATCAGTATCGAGAAATGTAGATATATTGTCGATTAGCAATCGGGATTTTCACGGGTTAAGTCTTCCACCACTTCAATTAAATAAATCATCCATTTGCCCTGAAACGAGGCTTCCAGGTTTGC GGGGTCTGTTGGATTTGAACATGACAGTGTGTACTATGAAGGAAGCTGAGAATGCTgtctttaaaaaacaaacaactgaAC CAGGTGGACTGTGGATACCAAAGGAATGTAAACCAAAATGGAAG gTTGCTATTATAATTCCCTTTAGAGACCGTCACGAACATTTACCTAACCTTATTAGGCATCTTGTTCCAATGCTGATGACACAAAGACTAGAATTTGGGGTTTTCGTTATAGAGCAG GCTAATACAGACAGTTTTAACCGAGCAATGCTGTTAAATGTAGGATTTATTGAGTCACTCAAGTTTAACAAGTGGGATTGTTACATATTTCATGATGTTGACCATATTCCTGAAAACGATAACAATTATTACGGCTGCGGACTGCTTCCAAGACATTTTGTGAGAGGAGTGGACAAGTATGGATACTG GTTGCCGACCAATAGAACATTTGGAGGAGTAAGCGGTGTAACTAGAGAACAATTTCTCAGAGTAAATGGAGCCACTAACATATTTTGGGGCTGGGGTGGAGAAGATGATGATCTATGGAATAGGTTATCATTCGCTGGCTACTCACTTTCAAGGCCTGTCGGCAATGTTGGCTATTATAAATCAATGCAACATTACAACAAAG GAGACATTCAATTAAATCTGGTCCTATTTTCATTTATCAACAGATTCGGTTTGCTGCGCAAGTCCAAAGAACGTAACTTTTATGACGGCCTTAATAATATAGACTATGACCTATCCGCGTTGACAATTGAGAAGCTCTATTTCAACATTTCCGCAGACGTCCATAGAATTCACCTTAATATTTCCATGGAAAACTCTTTAGTGGacaaatacatttgtaacaaTTGCTTCTAG
- the LOC144437253 gene encoding beta-1,4-galactosyltransferase 6-like isoform X1 yields the protein MGHQIRSSFKRLVSTSSVSRNVDILSISNRDFHGLSLPPLQLNKSSICPETRLPGLRGLLDLNMTVCTMKEAENAVFKKQTTEHAVGDIVSTANKKLSNYMMISNNYYEASINNGLNYTVDNYTYLPGGLWIPKECKPKWKVAIIIPFRDRHEHLPNLIRHLVPMLMTQRLEFGVFVIEQANTDSFNRAMLLNVGFIESLKFNKWDCYIFHDVDHIPENDNNYYGCGLLPRHFVRGVDKYGYWLPTNRTFGGVSGVTREQFLRVNGATNIFWGWGGEDDDLWNRLSFAGYSLSRPVGNVGYYKSMQHYNKGTPLNTKRFGLLRKSKERNFYDGLNNIDYDLSALTIEKLYFNISADVHRIHLNISMENSLVDKYICNNCF from the exons ATGGGACACCAAATCAGGTCCTCATTTAAACGACTGGTGTCGACATCATCAGTATCGAGAAATGTAGATATATTGTCGATTAGCAATCGGGATTTTCACGGGTTAAGTCTTCCACCACTTCAATTAAATAAATCATCCATTTGCCCTGAAACGAGGCTTCCAGGTTTGC GGGGTCTGTTGGATTTGAACATGACAGTGTGTACTATGAAGGAAGCTGAGAATGCTgtctttaaaaaacaaacaactgaACATGCAGTTGGAGATATTGTTTCAACTGCAAATAAAAAACTTTCAAATTACATGATGATAAGTAACAATTACTATGAGGCTTCCATAAACAATGGACTTAATTACACAGTGgataactatacatatttaCCAGGTGGACTGTGGATACCAAAGGAATGTAAACCAAAATGGAAG gTTGCTATTATAATTCCCTTTAGAGACCGTCACGAACATTTACCTAACCTTATTAGGCATCTTGTTCCAATGCTGATGACACAAAGACTAGAATTTGGGGTTTTCGTTATAGAGCAG GCTAATACAGACAGTTTTAACCGAGCAATGCTGTTAAATGTAGGATTTATTGAGTCACTCAAGTTTAACAAGTGGGATTGTTACATATTTCATGATGTTGACCATATTCCTGAAAACGATAACAATTATTACGGCTGCGGACTGCTTCCAAGACATTTTGTGAGAGGAGTGGACAAGTATGGATACTG GTTGCCGACCAATAGAACATTTGGAGGAGTAAGCGGTGTAACTAGAGAACAATTTCTCAGAGTAAATGGAGCCACTAACATATTTTGGGGCTGGGGTGGAGAAGATGATGATCTATGGAATAGGTTATCATTCGCTGGCTACTCACTTTCAAGGCCTGTCGGCAATGTTGGCTATTATAAATCAATGCAACATTACAACAAAGGCACGCCACTAAACACAAAGAG ATTCGGTTTGCTGCGCAAGTCCAAAGAACGTAACTTTTATGACGGCCTTAATAATATAGACTATGACCTATCCGCGTTGACAATTGAGAAGCTCTATTTCAACATTTCCGCAGACGTCCATAGAATTCACCTTAATATTTCCATGGAAAACTCTTTAGTGGacaaatacatttgtaacaaTTGCTTCTAG